One Macadamia integrifolia cultivar HAES 741 unplaced genomic scaffold, SCU_Mint_v3 scaffold3905, whole genome shotgun sequence genomic window, ttttttttttttattattattattattattcataaTCATTTCAACAAGGCTATGTCTgataaccaagaaaagaaaaggaaaaaacagtataaaaattatagttttttcttgatttaagaaATCCTTTTTGTGCTTGACTGTTCTAAACCAAGggaatattcttttttgaatttcaaaatacaacttcaaaatggtgaagttttcttctGTTACCgacaaaaaaaatcttacaagaaacacaaaaaaaaaaataaataaataaatacaagaaaatataaaaaaacatttttttttcttttgacggTAATTAAatatactatttttattttcttatcatttcattttttttctattcttttcttttcttctcttttctagattcttttttcttctcttagttaCCAAACACAGATTAAATTGCTGAAACACCCTCTTAACTACAACCTTTTTGCCACTCCAACTGCATCTGGGTCTCTTAGGATTGAACAGAAAAGGATTTCAAAGTCTGAACTGAgtctttgggggtttttttttttcctgattatGCTTTGCCGTTTTGGAATTTTCAGCTGGTACTGAAGGACCCAGAAGCAGCGATAGTATTGTTCTGGAAGGCAATAAACGAAGGAGATAGAGTAGATAGTGCACTCAAGGATATGGCTGTGGTGATGAAGCAGCAGGACAGAGCTGAAGAAGCCATTGAAGCCATTAAATCCTTTAGGTATCGTTGCTCCAAACAGGCTCAGGAATCCCTGGATAATGTCCTCATCGACTTATACAAGGTATATACATCTAAACTAATTAATAAAGAAGATAATCGACCTCGACAGAAAATAATGAATTATCTTTTGCATACTTGGCTGACTATGAAGATAATCGACCTCGACAGAAATGTGGAAGAGTAGATGAACAGATTGAGCTGCTAAAGCAGAAGCTCAGACTGATATACCAAGGGGAAGCCTTCAATGGCAAACCCACCAAGACGGCTCGCTCTCATGGGAGGAAGTTCCAGGTTTCCATCAAGCAAGAGACTT contains:
- the LOC122068443 gene encoding protein SULFUR DEFICIENCY-INDUCED 1-like, translated to LVLKDPEAAIVLFWKAINEGDRVDSALKDMAVVMKQQDRAEEAIEAIKSFRYRCSKQAQESLDNVLIDLYKKCGRVDEQIELLKQKLRLIYQGEAFNGKPTKTARSHGRKFQVSIKQETSRILGNLGWAYMQQKNYVAAEVVYRKAQLIEPDANKACNLGLCLIKQARYDEARSVLEDVLQ